A stretch of DNA from Roseovarius faecimaris:
TGAGCCGTTTCAGCCCGGCATTCCGGGCCCGCGCCGCCGTAAAGGGTTGGCTCATATCCAGCGCCACCACCTCGGCCCCGTGGGTCTGCGCCACCTCGACACTGCCATCGGTCGAGCCGCTATCGACATAGATCACCGGCGAAAGCTGCCCGGGCAGCGCCTCCAGGCACGCCCTGAACCGCGCCCCCTCGTTGCGCCCGATGATCACGGCAGCAATCCGGCTCATTCCGCGATCTCGCGCAGATAGGCCTCGAACGCCGCCGACCGCTGAAGAAAGCCCGCGTCCTGCAAGGGGCGCAACCCGGCAAACCGCTCGGCCTGCTCGGACCACAGGGTCAGGTCCGGATCGGCGCGGAACTGTTCCAGCCGCCTGCGGTCCTCGCCATGCGGGATCACCCCGCGCGCGGCGGTATCGGCATCGCGGGCCATGGGCGCGTTGGTGAACTTGTAATGCTGGATCAGGGCGCTGAAATCAGCGCAGGTCACGCCCGCCGCCACATGCGGATGCACGCCCGGCGCCACACCGGGCAGCACCTTCACCAGCGGGTGCTTGGTCAGACAGCACGCTTCGCCGAACACCCGCGCGCGCGTCCCGCCAAACAGCACCGGGATCTCGGCATTGGCCACCCGGTTCTGCGCCAGGAACCAGGCAAAGCCGATCCCGGGGTCATGATAGTCGCGCGCGTCGGTGTCGCGCAGGTCGTAATAGACGAACTCGCGCAGCGCTTCCTCATAGCTCATCTGCCCGGCATCCTGCAGCGGCAGACGCGGGAACATCTCCAGCATCTGCGCCACAAGCGCGGTGTAGCCTTCGCGCTCCAGATAGGCCACCAGCCCCGGCAAACCGATCTGCGCGGCACGGTCGAAGGTGAAAATCTCGTCCATATCCGCGTAAAGCACCCAATGCCCCGGTGCGCAGGTCTCGGCGGCATGACGGCGCAGGTCATTCTCGACCTCGCCCCAGGGCAGGGTTGATTGCAGCACCGTGCAATCCGGCTGGGTGGCCAGCCGGGTCAGCGTGTCATCGGTCGAGCCATTGTCGCAAAAGACGAAATGCGCCGCCCCAAGACCGCGGTAATGGGCGAGAAACGCATCGAGGTAAAACGCCCCGTCGCGCACCAGCGCAATCACCACCACGTCACCCGGGCCGATCAGTGGCTGCCCCGGCCCCGAGAGATGCCGAACCGAGCGGCGGAACCGGCGGTGATGCAGCGCCTGCGCCAGCCGCCGCCGCACCCGGGCCCAAAGCGAGGGCGACGGCGTGCTCATAGCCCGATCATCCGCGCGATCAGCACGACCACGGCGACGGGCAGGAGGCTGACATGCAGAATATGGTCGAAGTAATTGCTGCTGCCGATCCGCAAGACCCAGGCCGCCTGCCCTGCCACGGCGATAACAGCGATGATCCCATGCCCGCTCAGCGCCGCATAGGCACAGAGCGCCAGCACCATGCCGCCCACCGGCAGGGCGCGATACCCCACCCGGTAAGGGTCGAACGGCATCAGCTCGAACGTGCAGATAAGAAAGGCCGAGTAGAACAGGATGAAGGCAAAGAGTTCCAGCGCGCCGAAGGGTGCGAAGGACACGCCCACCGCCCCCAGCATATGCCGCAGCATCAGCAAAGGCAGCACGATCCCGATCGGCTCCAGCAGCGCCGCCAGCCCGCGCACCACCATGTTCTGGCGCAGCAATATGGCGGCACCGGCCCCCAGCACCAGCCCGACCGGCAGCCCGAGAGCCCCCCCGACAAAGAGCGAGACCAGCCCCCAGCACAGCCAGCCCAGGATCAACGCCAGGCTCACATCTGTCAGCCGCTCGTTCATTGCTCCAGCACCCATGCCATGTTGAAATAGAAGGCACGAATGCCCCGCTTGGTGCCATGCGAATAGCTCAGCACGAACCCGTCCTCGCCCAGACGCCGCAGCATCGGATAGCGCGCATCGCCTCCGTCTTTCTCCAGCTCTTTCAGCACCCGCCAGGTCAGACCCTCGTCCTCTGACAGCACCAGTCGAAGCGTGTCGGCGGCGGCCGGCTGGTCGTTCATCGCCATCAGGACAAGCCCGTTGCCAAGCGCCAGCGCGGCCACCGGCGCGCTCGGGTTGGCGATGTCGATCGGTTGCGCCACGCTCCAGCTTTGCCCGCCATCCTCGCTGCCCGAGATCAGCAGCCGCCCGCCCGGCTCGAAGTTGCGCAGGAACGCCACCGCGTCGGTCTCGTTCAGCGGCACGACCATGGGCTGGATCGGCTTTGTCCGCTGCCCCGTCATGCGCCGCGCGTCACAGACCCGACCATGCCTGTCGAAACGGATGAAGCTGCCATAGGTGGCCCCCATTTCGAAATAGGCGGGCAGGGCATAGGTGCCGTCGGCCATCGCAACCATCGGCGATTTGACCAGATACGACCGGTTGAGGAATGGCGACAGGCTGAGCTTTTCAGCCAGGGCCGGGCCCCGGGGCCCCATCCGCACCCGCGCGATCGAGGCCATGGCCCAGCCGCCGACCGAGACGACAGTGGCAAAAAGCGAATGCGGATTTGCATCATCCTGCACCGTGTTGCCCAGGGTCACGACAAGCTGATCCGGGGTGAAGGCATCCGACAGCTCGCCCCGCGTCATCATCAGGTCCGGCCCGACGGTCTTCCAGCCCTGCGTGCCGGGACAAAGCCGCACGCCACGGATGTCGACATCGGCCTGCGCCTCTTCCGACCCCTCGAACCAGGCCAGGACAACATCGCCGTCGTCCAGCAGAATCGCCGGAGAATGCGCCTGCCCCGTCTCGGCAGTGTAGTCGAAGATCTTCTCGAAACGCGCAGCGTCCACCGGCGTCACGGTCTCCGGCGGCACGAAGCGCCAGACAAGCCGGGGCTCCCGGCGCCAGGCCAGAACGGTGAGCCCAAGGCTCACCAACGCCATTATCTGGATGAGCACGCCCTCCATGCCCGGCTCACGCCACCTTCAGCACGATTTTGCCAATATGGTCACCCGCCTCCATACGGGCATGCGCCTGCGCGGCCTCGGCAAGGGCAAACTCGCTGTCCATCACCGGGGCCACCCGGCCCGCATCGAGCAGCGGCCAGACCTGCCTGCGCAGCGCCTCGGCAATCCGCGCCTTGGCCAGATCGCTTTGCGGGCGCAGGGTGGAACCGGTGATCGTCAGCCGCCGCATCATCACGGGGGTAAAGTTCAGTTCGACCTTCGGCCCCTGCAGAAAGGCGATCTGCGCAAGCCGGCCCTCATCGGCCAGCGCCTTGATATTGCGTGGCAGGTAAGACCCGCCCACCATGTCGAGGATCAGGTTGGCCCCGCCTTCGGCCCGCAGGATCTCGACGAAATCCTCTTCGCGATAGTTGATCGCGCGCTCCGCGCCCAGCTCCGCACAGACCTTCGTCTTGGCGTCGGACCCGGCGGTGGCGAAGACCCGCGCGCCGAAACCCGCTGCCAGCTGGATCGCCGTGGTGCCGATCCCCGAAGACCCGCCATGCACCAGAAACCGCTCTCCCGCCTGCAGGCCGCCGCGCTCGAAAACATTGGTCCAGACGGTAAAGAAGGTCTCGGGCAGGCAGGCCGCCTCGCGCAGGCCCATCCCCTCCGGGATCGGCAGGCAATGCGCGGCGGGCGTGGCCACATACTCGGCATAGCCGCCGCCGGGCAGCAGGGCACAGACCTGATCGCCCGGCCCCCAGCCGGTCACGCCCTCGCCCACGGCCACGATCTCGCCCGAGGCTTCCAGACCGGGCAGATCGCTCGCGGTGGGCGGCGGCGCATAAAGCCCGGCCCGTTGCAGCGCATCCGGGCGGTTGACCCCGGCCCAGGCCACGCGGATCACGACCTCACCGGGGCGCGGCTCGGGGATGGGACGGGTTGTTTGCTTCAGCACCTCGGGCCCGCCGGGCGCGGTGATCTCGATGGCGTGCATGGATTGGCTCATCTTTTGTGTTCCTTATTTCGGGCCCGACCAGCGGCCCGGCATACCTGTGGGGGACGGCGCGTCCGGGGCCTTGATACGGCTCAGAAAGGCCAGAGGACCGGCCATCAGGCCACTGACCAGCTTGTTGTCGCGGGCCTGCGCCTTGAATTTTTCAAACTGCATCACATTGTCGATGCGCCGGTCCAGAAAGTCCCAGCTTGCGGCGTGACCGGGGCTGTCATCCCCCAGCCAGTAAAGCACGGTCGAGCTGTAAACCCCCGACAACGTGGCGCGTTTGGTGTACCAGTTGATATCGCGCGAGGTGTCCCCGAGTGCCGTCCAGATATGATCGCAGGTGTTCCAGATCAGCCGCGCCCCATCCCCGGCATAGGGCGGCAGGGCAAAAAGCGCCATGCCCCGGCGCACCAGCTCCTTGTCCTCGACCGCCTCCAGACGCGCGCGCACGGCAAAGGCCACCCGGTCGCGAAACCGCATGCCGCTCAGGTCGGTCTCCTCAAGGCGGCGGAGCATCGCCTGATCTCCGGCCTCGTGATAGGCCACCGCCAGATCGACCGCCCCGCGCGGGCAGGCAATACGGACCATCGCCGCATCGAGCCCGGCATCCCGGGCGGCTTCGCGCAGGGTCGTCTCGCTCCAGCCGTCAAACGGGACATGCGCGAGCGCGGCGTCGAGAAGCTGTATTTTCGGGTCGGTTTCCGCCATCAAACACCCCATCGAATTGACTCGACCGCACCCTAGACAAATAAATCGGGCTTTGCTATACGGCCACTTCCTGCAAATCCTTGCAACTTCAACTTAGAAAGGTGGTGAAAACCACATGCAGGTAACGGTTCGCGACAACAATGTCGATCAGGCGCTTCGTGCCCTGAAGAAAAAGCTGCAGCGTGAAGGTGTGTTTCGCGAAATGAAGCTCAAGCAACATTTCGAGAAGCCGTCCGAGAAAAAAGCACGCGAGAAAGCCGAAGCCATCCGCCGCGCGCGCAAGCTCGCCCGGAAAAAGGCCCAGCGTGAGGGGCTGCTCTAAGCATCCCGTCCAGCTTTGGATGACCAGAGATGACGACCCCCGGTGCCTTGTGCTCGGGGGTTTGTCTTTTCCGGGGCAGTGGATCCAAAGGAGTGGCTGCGCCACGCTCTTTTTGTTTGGTGATGGGGGGCGCTGCCCCCCAAACCCCCCGGAGTATTTCCGGAACGCTGAAAGCAGGACCGCCCGGGCAGAAGCGCGGGGGGCTTGATGCGCCGGGCCGGGTGGCCTATTTGGGCCGCATCGCCGTGCGCGGCGCTTTGACAAAGGTCTGCCATGCCCAGTGCTCTTGAAATTGACCGGATGATCCTGGCCCTGATTGTTTTCGTTCTGGTGCTGACGGTGGGCATTTACCTGGTCAGCCCGACCTATTTCGCATTGAGCTATGCCGCCGAGGACCGGCTGGTGGAATACGGCACTGCGGTTTCGCTTTTCGTGGCCTGCCTGATCCTTTTGCGCAACGGGATGCGGCTCAGGGGGCGGGCGACAAAGCTTGCCGTTGGGCTGACGTTTTTCTATGCCTTCATGTTCTTTTTCGGCGCGGGCGAAGAGATCTCCTGGGGTCAGCGCATTTTCGGCTGGGAAACCAGCGAAGCGATGAAACAGATCAACCGCCAGGACGAAACGACGATCCACAATATCGAGATCGGCGGTGTGGCGCTGACCAAGCATCTCTTTGGTCCGGTGCTGACCGTAACGATCCTGCTCTATCTCATGGTCCTGCCCCTGCTATACCCGCGTGTGGCCGGGATCAGGGCCTGGGCCGATCGCATCGCCCTGCCGGTGCCGGGGCGGCGGCACGCGGTGCTGGCGCTGCTGAGCACCATCGTGATCGCCCTCATCAGCGTGGACCGCAAGTGGGAAGTTTATGAGCTGATCTTCGGTCTGCTCGTGGTGTCGATCTTCCTGCTTCCGCAGAACCGCGAGCATGTGCAGTAGGCCGCTCAGGGGCCTTTCTCGATGATTTTCCCCGTGACGACAGGACGCCAACCCGATTTGGCTCCTCCCCAGTTCACAAGCCCGATGGTGGGCTGTGCTGTGTGGAGTGTGTGTCATGAACAAGATGATTGCCGAATGTATCGGCACCTTTACCCTCGTGCTTTTGGGCTGCGGCGCGGCGGTGATCGCCGGGGCGGATATCGGCCTGACCGGGATCAGCTTCGCCTTCGGGCTGGCGCTGATCGGGATGGCCTATGGCATCGGCCCGGTCTCGGGATGCCATATTAACCCGGCGGTGACGCTGGGCGTGGTGGCCGCGGG
This window harbors:
- a CDS encoding glycosyltransferase family 2 protein, translated to MSTPSPSLWARVRRRLAQALHHRRFRRSVRHLSGPGQPLIGPGDVVVIALVRDGAFYLDAFLAHYRGLGAAHFVFCDNGSTDDTLTRLATQPDCTVLQSTLPWGEVENDLRRHAAETCAPGHWVLYADMDEIFTFDRAAQIGLPGLVAYLEREGYTALVAQMLEMFPRLPLQDAGQMSYEEALREFVYYDLRDTDARDYHDPGIGFAWFLAQNRVANAEIPVLFGGTRARVFGEACCLTKHPLVKVLPGVAPGVHPHVAAGVTCADFSALIQHYKFTNAPMARDADTAARGVIPHGEDRRRLEQFRADPDLTLWSEQAERFAGLRPLQDAGFLQRSAAFEAYLREIAE
- a CDS encoding exo-alpha-sialidase — protein: MEGVLIQIMALVSLGLTVLAWRREPRLVWRFVPPETVTPVDAARFEKIFDYTAETGQAHSPAILLDDGDVVLAWFEGSEEAQADVDIRGVRLCPGTQGWKTVGPDLMMTRGELSDAFTPDQLVVTLGNTVQDDANPHSLFATVVSVGGWAMASIARVRMGPRGPALAEKLSLSPFLNRSYLVKSPMVAMADGTYALPAYFEMGATYGSFIRFDRHGRVCDARRMTGQRTKPIQPMVVPLNETDAVAFLRNFEPGGRLLISGSEDGGQSWSVAQPIDIANPSAPVAALALGNGLVLMAMNDQPAAADTLRLVLSEDEGLTWRVLKELEKDGGDARYPMLRRLGEDGFVLSYSHGTKRGIRAFYFNMAWVLEQ
- a CDS encoding NAD(P)H-quinone oxidoreductase, with the protein product MSQSMHAIEITAPGGPEVLKQTTRPIPEPRPGEVVIRVAWAGVNRPDALQRAGLYAPPPTASDLPGLEASGEIVAVGEGVTGWGPGDQVCALLPGGGYAEYVATPAAHCLPIPEGMGLREAACLPETFFTVWTNVFERGGLQAGERFLVHGGSSGIGTTAIQLAAGFGARVFATAGSDAKTKVCAELGAERAINYREEDFVEILRAEGGANLILDMVGGSYLPRNIKALADEGRLAQIAFLQGPKVELNFTPVMMRRLTITGSTLRPQSDLAKARIAEALRRQVWPLLDAGRVAPVMDSEFALAEAAQAHARMEAGDHIGKIVLKVA
- a CDS encoding COQ9 family protein, which codes for MAETDPKIQLLDAALAHVPFDGWSETTLREAARDAGLDAAMVRIACPRGAVDLAVAYHEAGDQAMLRRLEETDLSGMRFRDRVAFAVRARLEAVEDKELVRRGMALFALPPYAGDGARLIWNTCDHIWTALGDTSRDINWYTKRATLSGVYSSTVLYWLGDDSPGHAASWDFLDRRIDNVMQFEKFKAQARDNKLVSGLMAGPLAFLSRIKAPDAPSPTGMPGRWSGPK
- the rpsU gene encoding 30S ribosomal protein S21, with translation MQVTVRDNNVDQALRALKKKLQREGVFREMKLKQHFEKPSEKKAREKAEAIRRARKLARKKAQREGLL